aatttcttaactcaataGATGTCCAACAGATTcgctcaagtgacaatctggcaggtttatttacaaaatcactcataaaatcctcttttgaaagattggtaTATGAAATTcggatgcgccgatttcgatacattaaatgatgtcgacaAAAGGGgaagactgtactctttttttcttagtcatgtttttttttcattggatttttcttgacaaggtttttaatgagtcagtccccatcacaaagggttttgtactctttttcctttactaaaatttttttcattggatttttctttagtaaggttttaacgagaCACAATCCTAAATGGTTATTCAAGaggagtgttgtgataagaatGAAATAAATAACTATGGACGACTCATCTTTTTCATACTGAAATGTTATGTTACCAAAATCcttatatttaataaaagtaaaaaaaaagccttcatacatatataaataaaggtacgtatctaaagcaatacacaagcaataaaacaaatatttttctctctctttacaTTATAATATAAACTCTTTGTCTTTATGCGGTTTTaacttaaaataattataatattaataaatataaaaattaccTCTATTAGAATGAAATAAAAGTATTAATGAACGATAATACTAGAatcttatatttatatttttctattttatatttattacttCTTTCTCGTTATTTACgtcattttaatttctttatccCTGTGTCACCGTTAATAGCCGGTCACCTATAAATTCTCGAATCCTGAAAACCGTATCAACCGTTTCCCTTCCAATTGTAACTTCTTGAGTTTGGTCCCCCCTCTCTCTCAACTCTTGTTTCCTTGTTCTTTtgtctctttctctctctctgtcTCAAGTCTCACTACACTGTGAGCAGAGTGAGATAGTTGAACCACAGAGAACAACAGGTTCAGGCTCagatcaacaacaacaatggctTCCTCTTCCAAGGACCGTGAGAACTTCGTCTATATAGCTAAGCTTGCCGAGCAAGCTGAACGCTATGATGGTTCtctacttctctctctctctctctctgtggACACTGTTTCAGATTCTTCCATTTTATGCTTCATTGCACTTTCATTCATTTCTTCAGCACTTTCCAAAACTACccactttctcttttttttttttcccttcaaGGACTCCTTTTATCTGATAAAGTTTGTCTTTGCAAAAAAagttcactttttttttttaattttcttcgCACCCATATGCATTAATTACGCTCATACTTCACTTTTTACATGCCCACATAGTCATTTATGCAAAAGCCacaaaaaagaacaaaaatttggaatctttttcaaagtttGTCCAATGTGTGCAACATGGGGTTGGTGATGCAGAAATGGTGGAGGCCATGAAGAAGGTAGCGAAGCTTGACGTTGAGCTGAGTGTGGAAGAGAGGAACCTGTTCTCTGTTGGGTACAAGAACGTGGTGGGTTCAAGGAGGGCTTCATGGAGGATCCTGTCAAAGATAGAGCAGAAGGAAGAGTCAAGGGGCAATGAGGTAAATGCAAAGCGCATAAGGGAATACATGCACAAGGTGGAGTTGGAGCTCTCCAAAATTTGCAGTGACATTATGATTGTCTTAGATGAGCATCTTATCCCATCCACTAATGTTGCTGAGTCCACTGTTTTTTACTATAAAATGTAATGTAATGCCTTCTTTTTAGTGTGTGTAAAATTTTTTGGCTAGTTTTCGTGTATGTTTGCTTATTAGTTTGTGATATCAATCCATGCCTCTAGAATTGATTCTGTCAGaagtgaaaatattttattttatgtggGAACCACTTTTTAGAGAAGCTAACAAAGTAAATCACTTTACatcaaaattgaaattttaactAAATTGGTTCTGCCAAAACTTCTACTTAAGCAGAATTGTTTGTGGTGGAGTGGTTTTTTAAGTTGTTATGTTTCGTTATGTGTTAGATTATGGCAGTTTATGtactgtttttgagttttggatTTCATACAGGAAAGGAGATTACTATCGGTATTTAGCGGAATTTAAAGATGGTGATGAGAAAAAAGAGGTGGCAGATCAGTCACTTAAAGCATATGAGGTATTCTATTCACTTAATTAGGTTGGAATGAATTTTCGAATTTCCTTTTTTAGCACAAGATGTAAAATTGTAAATGATGTTTATTAGAATATGAGTTGAAGGCAAAGCTTCATAGTCCTGAATTTATCAGAAAAATTGTCATCCTTTCACAGCTTTGTGTTAGAAGGTTAGAGAGATATGATTTCATTTGGAAATGGATTTCCTCATCTGAAAAGTTCAGATgatttgatcatgttttgatttttattaGATTCTCTTATCATCCCATACTTGGACTCCTCATTAATGGTTAATAGTGAACATCAAAATAGGACCAAGTCATGTGAAATCTTCACGAGAAGATCCATTTCCGATTCATCCGCATTTTGGCCCATAAGATCCTGCCACTTGGGATTACCTTGTACACCATGCTTTAATTCAGGCTTGAGTTTATCTGAACGTTTTTGTGTTTATATTGAAATATTGAATTAGGTATGATGTAATTGGCGTATGATATGAATTAATCCTCTGCAAATTTGAAGTTACTTTCAACGTTTTTATTGATCTATGCTATTTGCCTCACTAAGGAACTCCACACATTTGTTTATTTAACTTTGCAACTAGTACTGAATTCACTTTTCTTTATGCATTATGAGGGTGTGGTCCATAtgttaatctttcataattttctCAAGCTGTTTGGCTGTTATGGAACTGATGCTGCCCCCTCCCCGAACAACAGCAAGAGTCAAGAGATTCTTTTGTTTCTCCCCAATGAACCTTTTGCTTAGCTAGTTGATATCTTCTAGACCGAAGTAGGACTTCACATGATACAGAAAACTATTTGCAGTCTCAGAAAATCAAGCTCCGATTATACTGATGGAATGAGTAAACTACCTCTGTTTGGGAGGCAGATTAGGTGTGAGAGACGTGATAGTTTCTGTGCCAAGTTTTCATATTTTTATGCTAATGGAAATTAATCTTCAATCCAGAAATTTTCAGGTAGAGAGTTGGCAAACATTATCAGTGGTTCACCACTATGTTTCTAACTACCTAAGTAGAATCACTTGTAACATTATCAAACATACACATTAGAAGCTCATTTTCCTCTACATCAACCTTGATTATACTTTCAATTCCCCATTCATATTTTTTGCTTATTGGAGAAGGTTGGATGTTCTTCATTTTCCTTCTGCTTAAGTTTGATCTGTGTAATTGAATGCACTGAGCCACCATAGGATTTGCAGTTAACAGTTATAAGTTAATTTAGTATTTGGGTATATTTCTTAAATCTGTATTGGTTGGAAATATTTGCAAGTCCATTCATCAGGCTTACTTCTTGTCATAATTGTTGGAGTTTGCACCAGCTTTTCATTACATGCTATGTTTGTCTGGGTTCTTTTCTTGTTCCAAACAAGGTCGTATTTCAAATTATTCGTGAATAACGGAGAAAGCTTCACAACTTTCAGCACTGAAGACTGAAACTATTGAGTTAACGATTATTTGCAGGCAGCTGCTACAACTGCCGAGAGTGAATTACCACCTACGCATCCTATCCGACTGGGTCTAATTCTAAATTTCTCAGTGTTTTATTATGAGATAATGAATTCATCTGAAAGGTATACTGAAATTGTTCTGCTTATGAGAACAAACAAAAGTAGTGGCAGATTCTTATGTTGTCTATCTTTGTTTCTCCAGGGCATGCCACCTTGCGAAACAAGCCTTTGATGATGCTGTTTCGGAGCTGGATTCCCTGAATGAGGACTCTTACAAGGACAGTACCTTGATCATGCAACTTTTAAGAGACAACCTTATTTTGTGGACTTCTGATATCCTAGAAGATGGTGGTAAGACATATCCTTATACATACATAGGACTGTACGAGTTGTGTTATTTGTGCCGATTCTTATCTTGTACATCGAGCTGACATACACCCTTATATGTCGGTCCCATACCCCAATTAATGGTTGAAGAGTGTGTGTTGGCTTCATATACCAGGCAAAATGAGTGCGCAAAAGATTTCTCGATACATAGCCATACACAGTTTCCATTCATTTACAATGTTTTGCACAACCTGTCTTTTGAGATGCAAAGGACATCTAGATTCATaacattgctaaacctattaaATTTATATCACTTCTTGCATCATATCTGAAAATCTTTTAATTAGAAGGTAGAATCTAGTTTTGGCCTTTATCGACATTTTCAAATAAGGCCTTTTCCTTCTGAGGCTTCAGTTAGGAGAGTCAAGAGTGGATCTAGGGGAGGGTAGTCTTCTAGGTAGAGGTAGAGAGATATCCAAGAAAACTTTAGAGGAAATTATTAAAAGAGATATAAATGTGAATGATTTAAACCCatatatgatttatgaataTGAGAAAACATTTAGACATCATTTGTTTCATGTAACCAACCCCATCTATTGAGACAATGCTTAAAGAGTGATGCTGCTTTCAATACTTATTTATGTGGCCtttataacttttattttaAGCCTTTGAAGCATAAACTTTTATCAGTGCTTAATTATAGTTACTTTGTCATAACTTTTTAAACTTGCATTTTCAGATGATGAAAAGTTGGAAAGCACAGGCAAGGGTGGTCAAGCAGAAGATGAGGTTGGCCGCTAAATAGTTTGTTCTTGTCAACTTTGGGTGATGCACCTCACAAACATTCATTGAGTTAATTGTTATTTTAGCTTGAGAGAACATTTGAATCATTGCTATTGTTGGCTATTAGTCTTCTTAAGTTTCTGCAACAAACAACACTATTGATTTGGAACACATTATGAttccacttttttttttttttttctgctttgtTATACATTAAATTGGTTGATAGTTGATACCACCAAAGGTTAGCCCTTGAAAAATTTTATCATGATGAGCCTGTCCTAATATTCAGATAGGTAGCATAATAGTTAGACTATTAGAGCCTGTCCTAATTTGTGCAAGACAGTATTAAcgtagtgaaaaaaaaaaaagaaaagtataacATAATTTAAGTTTAGTGCATTACAATAGGCTACTAAAAAAAACGTTATAAATCAACTTAGGTTGGTCTAATGGTTAGTTCATTAGTCTGTTTTAACAAGTGTTGGGAGTTTGAATTTTATCTTGTGCATGTacagtgaaaaataaaaaaaaaaaagaaaaaagaaaaaagaaagctATAATCATATTTAATCACTGTGATAAAGCTTTTGCTGCtagatttcttttttttttctaattgattttctatgtatgaaattttttttgttaaaatcaCAATAGAGCctctttcttttaaaaatatttattttctctcgCACTCAGAATGTTTCAAGTTGTAGAACCCAACAGAAGTGAAAACATGGAAAAAAAAACATAAGTTGGTAATAAACCTGAAAAGTACAAGCCATATTTTAGAAATATCAAGGCCAACGAAGAAAGTGTGTAAATTTCATAGTTAATAAAAGGGCCAAATGATAAATCAGAAATTAACAATCCAGAAAAGTCTTCAATATATACGTGGTAGGCAAGGAAACTGTTGAAATTTGAAACCTCTTTCTGAGAAAATGTCCTTGTAATAGAAAACATGATATTTATACTATATCATTCCTAGGATCTTAGGTGAAATTAGCTCACCCCATATTGCATTTGATCAAAAATTCATTATTAGTGAAAAATTAGGACACCTTAGATTCCATTTTGATCAAAATAATGTCCAATAGAAACACAAAGAGAAGATCTTGAATTCTTATGTGTTGGAAAGAGGAAAAGCCATCAAAGAAGGTAACTTGGTTGCCAAGCTTCACAAACATGAATGTGAAGGTTATTGGAAAAGAGAAGCTATGAATTTCAATCACCTCATAAGTTTCAAGATAATTGCAATTGATTCTGAGCTTAAAAAGGAAACAATTGATGATTTGGACAAGTTtttgaatggcaaagagttctATGAAAAAACTGGGAGAGCTTGGAAAAGAGAGTACTTGCTTTATGGTCCTCCAGGGACCGGCAAGTCTAGCCTCGTCGCGGCCATGGCCAATTATCTTAACTATGATATCTTCACTGGTGTAGATGACAATTTGGACTTGAAGAATCTGATGCTTCGGATGAATAACCGTTCCTTACTTCTTGTGGAAGATATTGATTGCAGTATAGAGCTGCAGAAcagagaagaaggagaagaaaataaggTTTGCATTTTATATTGCCGAACAGTATAGATTCAACACTCGGTAGGGTACTGAGACGGAGACTGGTTAACAAATGGTCAAATATAATGCATCAACTTTCCTAAAGACCTTTTACATTAggcacaagaaaaataaaagtcaCATAATATTGAATTCAAACGTGGTATTGCAAGGAAATTATTGTGTGTGGTCTCTaatatttgaattaaattttaattttgaacgattaaaatatttatagtaaatattttgttttattttattttagtttaatttttttaaatattattttttctcttattattctaacacttttattttcaaatcactAAAACCATTACGTGACCACTataatttttgttgttatttaaaaaaataaagaattaaaatataacaaaatacgacagttagaataaaaataaaatatttcaaaatattaaaagacAAATTAGAAATTAGCCCAAACTCTAAGAATTAAATCagcactttattttttttttcttttacaagAAGGTCCAAATGAGAAAAGTCTTCATATATACTTGGTATGCAAGGAAACGTTGAATTTTCATTCTTTGTAGAAGTTGTCtcaacaaaaactcaaagtgaAAACAATACACAAATCATCATCCCTATCACTATTTGTTAGTCCTAAACTCCTAAGCTATTATAATAAGCATATTAAGATTCCTTAGAAAAAATGTCCAATAATTACCACAAAGGAAAAATGATATCAACAGTGGCATCCATTGCAGCCACGGCTATGCTAATTAGAAGCATTGCCCATGATTTCATTCCTCATGAAATCCTAGACTTTTTCTCCTCACAAATTCATGGTATTAGACTTCACTTCTCTTCCCAATTCACCATTGTCATTGAAGAATTTCATGGGGTCACAACGAACCAAGTGTATGAAGGAACCAAGTGTATGACTTAGATCTCACTGGTATATATAACAATATGAACTTGAAGGATTTGGTTCTTGGCATGTCTAACCGTTCCATACTTGTCATAGAGGATATTGATTGTACTATAGAGTTGCAAAACAGAGAGGGAGATAAAGAAGCACACAGAAAGCAAGAGCCTAAGGTTTGTGATTTTGTTTTCATTACATCATTCAACTTCTAAAGTTAAGTCCATCATAACCTTTAGTTCATGATAACTGAAAGAAGTTGAGAAGATTATTATAAATGGTCTATGGTCAAGCTGTGGCGAGGAACAAATTATCGTGTTCACGACGAATCACAAAGAAAGGCTTGATCCTGCTCTTCTAAGGCCTGGAAGAATGGAGATGCACATTCACTTGTCCTATTGCACCTTTTCTGCTTTTCAACAATTGGTATTCAACTACCTTGGAATCTCAGATCACAATCTCTTTCAAGAGATTGAAAGGCTCTTGGGAGAAATGCAGGTTACTCCAGCAGAGATTGCAGGAGAGCTAACAAAGACAAGAAGTTCCAGTGACTCCCTTCAAGACCTTGTTAAGTTCCTTCATAGCAAGAAAATTTTGCAATAAGGTCAAAATGATTGGCATAGTAAAAACCTCGTATGTAACAAGCACCCAAATTTGATTTCTGTTATCGATATGAGCTTGCCACTTTGTCAAATGATATAAATATATGACttaaaaaaatgatttaatCTTATCTCAGGTGATTTAGACGATGTGAGGAAAAGACTAGTAGAGCATTCAATTAAGATAGTAGATAAAATGTAAACACAGATCAGTGGTTAGAGGTCGAGGAATTCCTAAAAGGACTCTGTTAGGAGCTGGTCAAGTGAGGTAGTTATTCAAGATATGATCCATGTTAGGAAGCAATGGTATTGTTTGATCTATATAACCGACTTCACCTACTAGGATAAGGCTTTATTCTTGAATCAAAGACTTGATATCAATTGTCAATTCTACATAAACTTTCTACAAGAATAAACAACTTTAGTCCTTTAAATATCAATTTCTGATTAACTTCTCCAGCTTTTTTTATGAGAATTCATATGATAACTAGAGGCAATAACAACTCAGTTCCTGTAACCGAGAACCAATAACTGCAAAGGGAAGCAAGTCCTGTGAATGAAAAAAGAAACAGAAGCTTTAAAAGTTAGGCTTATCTGATACAAAGATCTTCCAAATTCTCCATTAAAATGATAGTTGTGCATATTTCTAAAGTACGTATTAAATGTGCTTCAAGAACATACGGAAATTTCTTGTGGTTCTTGCACCATATCCTTGCTGTGCAAGAATCTCACAAGTTCTTGTAAGGGTTCTTTGGAATTGATGTTCTTTGTTAGCTCTCCTGAGATTTCTGCAGGGGTAACCTGGACTTTTCCTAGCAGCCCTTGAATCTCTTCAAAAAGTTTGTGTTGTGAGATGCCAAGGTAGTTGAATGCCAATTGCTGAAAGGCAGAAAAGGTACAGTATGACAAGTGAATGTGAATGTCCATTCTTCCAGCTCTTATAAGAGCAGGATCAAGCTTCTCTTTGTGATTTGTTGTCAATACTATGATTCTTTCCTCACCGCAGCATGACCATAGACCATCTATTGCATTCAACAGCCCTGAAAGTGTCACCTGTTCGAAAAGAGAATGAAAAGAGTCGACCTTGAACTTTAAAATTGCTCTTGTTTGTTAATGAGTCAAGTCGTGAGCCA
The Arachis stenosperma cultivar V10309 chromosome 7, arast.V10309.gnm1.PFL2, whole genome shotgun sequence genome window above contains:
- the LOC130940993 gene encoding 14-3-3-like protein D; translated protein: MASSSKDRENFVYIAKLAEQAERYDEMVEAMKKVAKLDVELSVEERNLFSVGYKNVVGSRRASWRILSKIEQKEESRGNEVNAKRIREYMHKVELELSKICSDIMIVLDEHLIPSTNVAESTVFYYKMKGDYYRYLAEFKDGDEKKEVADQSLKAYEAAATTAESELPPTHPIRLGLILNFSVFYYEIMNSSERACHLAKQAFDDAVSELDSLNEDSYKDSTLIMQLLRDNLILWTSDILEDGDDEKLESTGKGGQAEDEVGR